The genomic window GCTTAAAACGCTTTCTGCCATCCCAAAGTGACCGTGCTATCTGTCTCTAATTGCGGGCCATTGAGATTGCGGTAAACGGGTAGGCCGACTTCGAGGGCAAGACGATGTCCGCGAAGCGCTCCAGTCTGCCCAGCCAGATTAACGCCGAAGAGAGCCTCTACCTGTTCCCCGCCATGATTAAATGGGTCGGCTGTTTGCACGGGTGCGACAATCGCCGAGTCTTGCCCCGAGATAGCGCGCTGCGCCGTCGCTTTGATACGGCCAGAAAAGGATAACCAATATGCCGGTTCATAAGAGACCCAGGCCGTACCCTGTAATTGATTGCCTTTACGGTAACCTTCGTCATTTTTGCCAAGCGGTAAGCGTAGCGAGGTCTGTCCGCCCCAACCAACTTTACCAGAACGGTCAAAATAGGTGACATTGGATTTAAGGTCATAAGTGCCTGTCCCCAACTGCATTGGATAAGGCAGGCGTACAGTTGGCGTCATGCCCATCGGTGTCAAAATATCATCTGTTTCCTCAATTGACCCTGTTGGAAGGCTAAGACCCAGATTAAGGTTTATTTGACGTGACGTTTTTGAGCCATCATCCAGACCGATTATTGCGCCAATCGTGCTGTCACCAAAACCTTTTGATTTGGTTGTAAACTCGCCCAGAACATTGGTGCCCATACCCCCTTGGAATGTGGTGTGGTCCATATCATTTTTTAGATATGACGTCATGCCCATCAAAGTGATACGGTCAGACAGGCCATACATGGCGCCTACCATATGCATGTCCATCTTCATGTTTTCCGGTACAACGCGCAGCGTTGGTGGCTGCATGGGTTGTCCAAAGAATGGGTTGGCGATAGTGGTCGCAATTGTTTCTGACGAGAGGCTATTTGTGCCGTCTCGATTGCCGTCCATATCCATGGTCATATATCGATAAGACACCATGAACTCGCCTTTTTTATGGCGATGATCGGCCATCACACCAATCGGCGCGTGATCCATTGCGTGGGGGGCTGTGCTGTCCATTTCATGGGCAGAAACAGCAAAGGGTGTAGACAACAGACAAGCTGCGCCCAAGAGAAGGGATAATTTTTTCATTTTAAAGACTTTCAGTAATTCAAAAGGAGCCAAAGCTCAGAGATATGAGACCAAGGCAAATTGGGCCGTGAGGCGAGAATATGAATTAGAGAAAAATAGGCGGGGCACGTCCACCAAGGGGCGGGCCTGTGGCGTCATAAATAAGTCCCACATTATTGATGGGCCAATGGCGAACTGTGTCTGGAAACCGTGTGGTCTCGCTATAATATGAAGGGCCGTTTGGCAGTCCTGAATTTAGCAGAATACAATTGGAACAATGTTCAATTTGACGGTCGGTTTTATCCTTATCGATTTCACCAATTGCCGTCAGGAACTCGACTAGTTTTTCATCAGCTTTAACGGTTTGTGTTTGGCCTGATGGGTTGCATAAAAATCGAGAGAGGTCTTCCTCGCTTGCCGCCGCAGCCCATGGCATGGCCATAGGCACTAAGGTCAACAGGGCAATAAAGGCTCTGAAAAACATATGTAAACGGGCTGCAAACACGCCTGCGGATTTAGGGATGTTCAGCCGTTTTGGCTAGCCCCATTATGTCGCACTGTCGTCGCGATGCAGTCTTTAACCATTCATCTCTTGGATAAAGGCATCAGCCGCTGAAATAGATTGTTCCATATCCGCAATAAGGCGGGCGACATCAGATTCTAGGGTTGCCGTTTCTGTATCAATAGCGGATATCGCGCGGGCGTTTAAATTATGTTTTAAATATAAGACACGATCCTTGAAGACAGACAGAACAGGGTCCATCGAAGCGGTGGCGGCATCCATTTTATCTGCAAGGATTTCATAGCGGTCTTGTGTATCACGCAATTGCTGCTCTGACGCTCGCCGTAATCCAGCGTCGCTATATTGGCCAAGCTCACTTTCCCATTCTTTGAAGAGGTCGCGGGCCACCTTTTTAACGGCTTCGACGCGGGAGCGGGCTTTATCCGCTTGTGAATCCGCGCGGTCATAGGCTTTGCTCATATCATCATAGGCGTCTTCCAACGCGCCGCCATCAACAGCGACGATAGCGCGAAAGGCTGTCAGAGCATCGACAAATTCTTCTTTGGCATCGGCTTGTGATTCTGCGGCAGAGGCAACGCGGTCGACCAGAATGTCACGTTTTTCAATCCCAAAGCGTTCTTGGATGTTATAGGCCGCCGTTGCGCAGCCAGTGGTCATTGTAGGCAGTATGCATAAAGCAACGCAGCCCATAAGAGTTCGGCTTATAGTTTTGAAAGTGTGGGTCATCATCGTCTCTGCATATCGCGTTTGAGTCTAAAGTCAGAGGTAATTTACAGGAATAATCACGGCAGACTAGTGGGAAATATTAGCTGCGCTTTTTCAATATTTTGATGATTCTGTCATAGATGATTTTGGTCAGAATTATCGTGTCATCGCCTGTTGTATTTACGAATTGGATGACGACAGTGTCGATGTCTTTAAAATAGTGAGCGCGGCTGGAATGGCCCAGTACCCAACCCGTATGTTCATATTCATATAAAGATGAATAAAGGGCCTGTTCTGTATCCGTGAAAAGAGTGCCATCATTCAGCGCCCTAAGGAAAATACCGACATCTTGCGCTGTTGCTACATAGCCTTGTTCAAGCGTTTTGAAATCTGTCTCATGCCCAATGTGGTATCCACTCATGAGGCGGTCTAAATCCACATCATTGACTGAGAAAAATGTCTGAGTGAGGTTTAGCGGGTCTAATATTTGAGCTTGAATATACTGCGTGTGGTCATAGCCCAAAACGCTGTCCATTATCTTGCCCAATAAAAGATAGTTCGTATTGGAATAGCGATAGTCACTATCAGGTTTGAAATCCGCGGGGGAATCCAAGACCATGTCTAAGGCATCAAGAGACTGCGTAGCCCAATCAAAATCTTTGTGATCGGTAAAATTGGGAATGCCGCTACGGTGCTGCACAAGCATGCGCAAGGTGATTTCATCGGCATAGGCAATACGCGCCGCTAAATCAGGTAAGTAATGGGCGAGGGTCTCATCAAGTGCTAACTCACCGCTTGCGACGAGTTTCGCCGTGGCCGAGGCTTTATATAATTTACCAATACTGGCGATTTTAAACAAAGCATTGGGAGATGCGGGGCGCAGAGCCTCTCTATCATGCCAGCCACTGGCATAAAGCTCTGGGGCATTTTCGGCTTTTTGAATATAAACGATGATACCGTCTATGCCTTGGTCAACGGCATCGTCTACTTGTTCTTGAACCGTTGCGGGAAGAGGGGAGAGAGAATACAGGGCCTCTTGCCACGGGGAGAATATCAAAATGGCGCTTATCGTTACGATAGCGGCGGTTAGTCTTAATATGAATGTGACTTTCTTTTTCATAACGCCCCGATTTTAAGAAGAACTTTAAAGGGCGATAGGAAAATAACAATATTCGGCTATAAAAAAACCGCCCTTGGGTAAGGGCGGTTTTGAAATTCAATTTTGCGAAACGCTTATTTAACAGCGCGGCCTTTTGACATGCCGCGACCTGTCGTCCGCTCTTTAATACGGGCTGATTTACCACGACGCTCACGTAGGAAGTAAAGCTTGGCGCGACGCACGCGGCCACGACGTTTGACTTCGATTTCTTCGACAAGCGGAGAATAAAGTGGGAATACGCGCTCTACGCCTTCACCATAGCTGATTTTGCGAACTGTGAAGCTCTCGTCAATACCAGCGCCAGAACGGGCAATACAAACACCTTCAAAGGCTTGCAAACGTGTGCGCGTACCTTCGGTAATACGAACCTGAACAACCAATGTATCACCGGCAGAAAAATCAGGGATAACTTTGCCGTCAGCCAAAAGGCGTTCTGTTTCGGCTTTATTTAGTTTTTCAATCACGTTCATGATCGTCTCCTTTTTGGTACGCTTCCCATAAATCGGGTCGACGTGCCTTTGTAATCTCTATCTGTTTTTGATGCCGCCATTCTGCGATCTTACCGTGATCGCCGCTTAACAACACCTCCGGGATTGCCCGGTCATTCCACTCACGAGGTTTGGTATAGAGAGGGTACTCTAGCAAACCCGTTTCAAAACTCTCATCTTCTGTGCTTTCCAGCTTGCCCAGAACACCGGGAAGCAATCGAACACACGCTTCGATCATGGCTTGCGCCGCAACCTCACCACCAGCCAAAACAAAGTCACCGATGGAAATCTCTTCCATTTGGTGGGCTTCGATTACCCGTTGGTCGAGCCCTTCAAACCGTCCGCAAAACACAATAAGACCCGGGCCAGAGGAAAGCTCCCTAACGCGCTCTTGCGTCAATGGCTTGCCCCGGGGGGTCAAATATATAAGCGGTCGGCCATTTCGGGCCACACTGTTGATTGCTGCATCCGCCACATCTGGTTTTAAAACCATGCCGGGGCCGCCACCCGCAGGGGTGTCATCGACAGTGCGGTGTCTATTAGTGGAAAATTTTCGAATGTCCACAGTCTCTAACTGCCAAATCGAGCTTTTTTCAGCACTTCCAATGATAGAAGCGCCTAAAACGCCCGGAAAAGCGTCAGGAAACAAGGTCAATGCCGTGGCTTGCCACGGTTTCGGGCCTGAATTTTCAAATTTCGGCGTCATGGAGGGCGTTTACACAGTCTTTGCCAAGAAGAACAGCGCGAAACCTACAGTTCCGCAGGACTATGGTTAATACAGTGTAAAGTCTTTGCGCCGACATTGTCATTATGATTCGACCTTGTTTTTATTCTGGCTTTCTAGCTTTCGGTGCTATTTTAGCCTTATCCGCCTGTGCGGGCCGTGGCGGCCCCAATATTGGGCAAGGATATAACGCCTATCCCTATCAATATACGCCTCAACCCGGGCAAGGACAGTATGTTCGTCCGGCCTATTTAAACCCTACACCCACGCCGCGTATTCCAAGAACGGATCTTTGTCAGTCCCAGCTTTATCAAGGCTTAGTCGGGCAAAATGAAGGCGCGATATATATTGCCGGTTTGCCCGGGCGCAAACGGGTTCTGAAGCCCGGTTTTCTAGAGGACTTTGACGGCACGCGAATCGAAGGTCTGGATGCCGAGCCCCCCTTTATCGAAGTCAGGGACTATCTCCCGCAACAAGTTCTCTATGCGCCGTCAATTCGAACAGTTGATGACCGCTTGCAGCTTGGCCCTGACGATGACACGCGGTTGACGATCGAGCTTGATGAAGAGGGTTATGTTCAGCAAATAAGCTGCGGCTAAGAGCTGGGTGAAAACTTTGGTGTGAAGGCCAAAAATCTTAGACCGCTTTTTTATGAACAGATAATCTGTGCGACCGTCGCCGCGATTCATTCAGATATAATTTTAAGATCGAAATTTCGGCTTCGAAGTCTTTCAAATGGGCACAGGCCCGACGGATACGTTTGCGCAGCCTAGTAGGCAGAATACAGCCATAACTCGCAATGATATATTCAGGGGAACGGCTTTGGCACAATAATCCGAGGCACGTGCTGAATATCAAAATATCCTGAGACTTTTTCACAGATAAAAGCGGTTTTTTTGTGCCTTCTGTTAAAATATTTGGCAATTGTTCCGCCACTGATAACAGAGTGAAGCCCTGACCACTAAAAGCGGCGGTAGCTAATATACGGGCGGCTTTTTTGGCAGGGTCAATTTGGACTGGCAAATTTAACGCCATCAATCGAATTTCGGATAGGCGCATTAACATATGGGCGGCAAAAGCGCCGGGCTTTCGGCAATCTGCTTCTGAATAGGGTATGACCGGCCGGCCGAATTTATCCACCCAGAAACTATGCAGGGCTGTGGCTTTGTCGGTGGCCCTGTTGACGGGTGTGAAACTGGTTTTATGCAGGTTGGAGTTTTGGTTTTGGCTTTGAATTGGGCGGATTTGAATGGACCAATTTTCCATGCCGCATTCTTGTTTTAAGCGCGTGAATTGATCTGTCGCCCAATAGCTGAGTGAATGTGGCAGGCTGTCTTCATATAGGCTGGTATTTAAAAGCGCATAAGGGCGAAGAGGTGAGGGGACGGGCGGCGTTATCGGCGCTCCGTAATGCTGCGTAACTTTGCTCAAGACTGATATAAGATCGGTAGCTTCGACCTCTTTCAGTAAACGCTTTTTGCCAAGTCCCTCACTTAACATTCAATATCCCTTTAAAATCGTCTCACAAACTTCGCTAAGATCAGCGTCTAGGATGGGGGAACGACTCTAGGACAAGCGGAAATAGCCCGATTAAAGACCGCGAATTTCACGAATCTTCTAACCCGATTTCCGTTTTGGCTATCTCATACGCTTCGAGCGCGGTTAGCCATTTGCCCTCAAGGAGTTCCACATCCTTTGATAGAGATGCTCTATCTTGCGCGAGTCGAATAGCCATTTCTGGGTCCGTGGTAAACAAATCTTCAATAGATAACGCTTTATCTGTGGCGACAATTTTACGTTGAATTTTATCTATTTGATTTTCAAGGGCTTGGGCCTTTTTCTTCAAGGGAGCAATCTCAGCACGGGCCTCTGCGCGGCGCTTTCTGTCCAATTTTTTAATATCGCCATCACCGTCCGAAGACTTAGAGGTTTTCTTTTCTTTTTCTAATTGTAGGGCGCGGTAATCCTCTAAAGAGCCTTCATAGGTGGTGACGCGACCTTTATCGACAAGCCACAAACGGTCCACGACCATCTCTAGTAATGAACGGTCATGAGAGATTAGCAATACCGCCCCTGAGTAATTATTGAGCGAGCGCATGAGTTCTGCTCGGCTATCAATATCCAGATTGTTCGTCGGTTCGTCCAATACCAATAAATGCGGATTGTGAAAGCCAATCAAAGAAAAGAGCAGCCTCGCTTTTTCTCCACCAGATAAATCTCCTGCTTTGGTCTCTGATTTCTCAAACCCAAGGCCAAAAGAGGCCAGTCTGGCCCGCCTTTGCGCTTCTGTGGCCTCGGGCATTAGCTCTACGACGTGATCATAGGCGGATTTATTGGGATTGAGGGCGTCGACTTGATGTTGCGCGAAATAGCCAATTTCGAGCTTTTTATGCCGTTTAATAAAGCCTTGTTGAGCGTCTAATTGGCCCATAATCGCTTTGGCAAAGGTTGATTTCCCTTGGCCGTTTTTTCCCAATAAACCAATGCGGTCATCAGGATCTATTCTTTGGTTGAGTTGCCGTAATATAGTGGTGTCACCATAACCGAGGCTGACATCGTCAAAGCGTATAATCGGCGGAGAGAGGCTCCGTTCGGGGCCGGGCAGATGAATAGGCGCGATTGGGTCGCTTATAATAGTGGCGACGGGCTTCATTTTTTCCAGACGCTTCATACGGCTTTGGGCTTGTTTAGCCTTTGAGGCTTGAGCTTTGTAGCGCGTGACAAAATTCTCTAAGGCGCGGCGTTCGTCTTCTTGCTTGGCCATAAGAGACATGTTGAGACGATTTTGTTCGGCCAACTGGGCCTCAAATTGATCATAACCGCCAGTATAGGAAAAAAGTTTTCCACCCCGCAAATGCGCAATATGGGTTACAGCTCGATTTAAAAAATCTCGGTCATGGGAGATGATAAAGGCGGTTCCTGGATAGCTCCGTACATGAGACTCCAGCCAGACTGCCCCTTCGACATCCAGATAGTTTGTCGGTTCGTCCAAAAGCAGCATATCGGGTTTTGCGAACAGCATAGCGGCGAGGGCAACCCGCATTCTCCATCCTCCAGAAAAATCTGAACAAGGCCGTAATTGATCCGCGCCATCAAACCCCAACCCTGATAAAATGGCCCCTGCGCGGGCCTCGGCGGAATAGGCCTCTATATCCGACAAGCGTGTATGAATGGCGGCGATGCGGTTGGGATCCGTTGCTGTTTCAGCCTCAGAAAGTAATGCTTTACGTTCTTTATCAGCGGATAGCACCGTTTCTATCAAGCTTTGAGGGCCACTTGGCACTTCTTGATCGACAACGCCTAGCTTCATGTTCTTACGCAAAGAAATAGAGCCGTCATCAAGGCTAATTTCGCCTTTAATCAAGCGAAAAAGTGTTGATTTACCTGTCCCGTTTCGGCCGACTAAACCAACCTTAGAACCTTCATTGATGGCAAGGGTAGCTTGTTGGAAGAGCGGGCGGCCTTCGATGCGGTAAGTGAGATCGTTTATATGAAGCATAATCAGTATAAGAGTTTTTCGTCGCTTACAGCTAACACGGCTTTACTTACAGGCCAACGCGCATTAACGGGTGCGCCAAATTCTTTTTGTTTTAAGAGGAGCCCGACATGGCTATCCAACGTACATTTTCAATCATCAAGCCTGATGCTACAAAACGTAACATTACAGGTAAAGTAAACGCGAAGATCGAAGAAGCGGGTCTACGCATTATTGCGCAAAAGCGTATTCAGTTAACGAAAGAGCAAGCTGGCGGTTTTTACGCCGTGCATAAAGAGCGTCCTTTCTATAACGACCTTGTGTCATTCATGATGTCTGGCCCTGTTGTTGTTCAAGTCCTTGAAGGCGAAAACGCAATCGCAAAATACCGCGAAGTAATGGGTGCGACGAACCCAAGCGAAGCGGCGGCGGGTACTATCCGCGCTGAATTTGCTGAAAGCATTGATGCGAACACAGTTCACGGTTCTGATGCCCCTGAAACTGCGGCAGAAGAAATTCCATTCTTCTTCTCTGAAGACGAGATTGTTGGTTAATTCGACAAATTTTGACAAATAAAAAGCCGGGTCAAATGACCCGGCTTTTTTTATGCGGTTTTCAGGCTGTACTCTTTAATCTGAGATCCGAATAGTCTCAGCAATAATTTTTTGCCCGATATTATCAAACGCAGAGGTCAATTCCTGCGCATTTTCCGCCGGAATGAATTCTCCGCCTGTACTTGTGGCGCAGGCCTCTAGCAATTGATAAGCACGGTCTGTCGTTTCCTGAGGAATATCGACATGATAGCCATCATAAATAGCTGTCGTATTATCAAACCAATTTTCATAGATTCCATCGCGTCTGTGATAACGTCCAGCCTCTAGACCATATCCAATTGTATACACTTTTGCACCCATATTGGCGAATTTTGTACATTCTTGTAGGGTCTTGTCATCATATGAAGAGATAGGTGTGCATTCCTGTTCAGTTTCTTCACCCGCTGCAACGCTTACGAGGCTCCAGCTACGTCCCGGACGATAGTAAGAGTGGCTAACTTCAGTTTTGTAGCTCCAGCTCCAATAATCAAAATAACGTCTTTGCCAGTGATTATGTGCTGGTACATCTACCGTCACACATTCTTGATCTGTGGTGTCATTAACGCCATCCGTCATCAAGATTACGAATTTTAATGGATCATCAGCTCCATTCTCAGCTTCATGGATGGGGCCTTCATCTTCCATGTCTTTTCTGGCTTCTTTCATCGCAGCGTATGAATTTGTTCCGCCCAATTTTCTAAGCTGCATTAACTTGCTAAGATTTGACGTTGAAAGCGCGCCCCATGTTAAAGGCTCTGACTCCAAAGACAGGTAGTCACTATTGTAAACATAGAGACCCGTACGAAGATATCGCACGCTCGTATCTTTGTCTTGGATAGCCTTCAGGTCATCCATGAAACCTTTAGCGGCGTCTTTCAAAGAATCATTTCGCGCCATGGCCCCTGGCGTGGTTGAGCGCCATTCATTGTGATCATTGTTAGGGTTCGTATCGAGTGTGTCATCCCATGCCATTGACCCTGAACCATCCAACACCAATGCAACGCTGGCTGGGTCGGTAAATTTGGTCTCATCATATTTTACTGTGGCTTTTGAGACAAAGGGAAGGCTGGTTTTACCCATCACCTGAGAGAATGACGGTTTTGTTGCCCCTGAGACAGTCGCCACTGACTGGCGATTTACATTGTCATATTCAACTTTGACAGTAACACCCGCAGCGCCGCCTGTGACCCAATTGGGGAATTCATAGCCGAGTTCACTGGCCGTATAGGTGCCAATGAGGCCTTCTGATTTATCTTTAGGAATTTCCCCGTCATGGTTTTTCACATAAATAGCGGCCGCTAAAGCGCTGGCATCTGCGATGGATTGAGACTTCATGTCAGCATTTGACACGACAGAATAATCCAATGCGGAACCTACAACAGCGATCATAACAGTCATACTTACCGCTACAGCAATGGCGATTTGACCGTCTTCGTCTTTACGGTAGTTCAGTGTTGTTTTTTTTATTTTATCTATAAACTTCATATACTTTGCCCTTACCTTCTATCCATTGGCCCACCTGCCAACTTTAAAAGAGACACATTTGTGCAAGTATATTAGGCGACGCACCTTTATATGATGTTAGAGAAAAGGGTTAATTAGACCTTAAGCCAAGCATTTGGCTTTAGGGTTAAGACAACATTATTGCCGTGGTTGCTTTTGAAATTGCAAAGCCACAGCCTCTAATGCATCTGGGTACAGCGCCAATTCAACGGGTAAAAGTCTTTCGGCTAAGGTGTCGGCTGTGTCATGGGGCAAAATTTCAATGGATCGTTGGTCAATGACCTCTCCGCCATCAAGTTCGGCCGTAACCCAATGCACCGAAACGCCCGCATGTGTATCACCGGCCTCTATGGCGCGTTGATGTGTGTTCAGGCCTTTATATTTTGGCAAGAGCGAAGGGTGGATATTGATAAGACGGCCGTGCCATTGACTAACAAACCAAGGCGTTAAGATCCGCATAAACCCTGCACAGCAAATGATTTCGGGATCAAGGGCAAGGAGTTGAGCGTGTAAGGCTTGCTCGAAGGCTTTGCGGTTGTCGTAAAGCTTATGGTCAACAATGTCTGTGTTTAATCCTAGGGCCTTTGCGCGCTCTAGCCCTTTGGCATCGGGTCGGTTGGAAATGACACCAACGATTTCTGCAGGGTAATCCGTGGCTTGTGCGGCCTGTGCAATCGCGACCATATTTGAGCCGCGACCAGAAATCAGGATAGCTGTTCTGACTTTAGGAGATCGCATCATGAGGCGGGTTTAAGCGTTCCAATCGCCCAAGCCGTTTCGCCTGATGCTTCAAGCCGTGCCAATACAGTCTCTGCATCAGAGGGTTTGACGCAGTAAACAAGGCCGATGCCGCAATTAAAGGCGCGGCGCATTTCATCTTCGGCAATGCCGCCTGTTTCCTGCAACCAGTTAAACACGGCGGGGCGGGGCCAAGCCTTGAAATCAAATTCTGCTGCTAGGGTTTTGGGTAACATTCGCGGCGTATTATCCGTTAAACCGCCGCCGGTGATATGGGCTAATCCACTCACTAGGCCGTCACGTATAAGAGGCAGAGCGGATTTAATGTAAAGTTTTGTCGGTGCCATTAATGACGCACCCAAAGTTTGACCTTCTGCGAAAGGTGAGGGGGCATCCCACGCCAAACCAGAGCGCTCTACGACTTTGCGAATAAGCGAATAGCCATTGGAATGCGGCCCTGATGACGCGACGCCAATAAGAACATCACCTTCGGCCATGTCAGCATGACGAGGGAGCATCTGGTCGCGTTCGGCGGCGCCAACAACGAATCCTGCAAGATCAAAATCATCCCCTTCATACATGCCGGGCATTTCCGCGGTTTCGCCGCCAATAAGCGCGGCGCCCGCTTGGCGGCAACCTTCTGCAATACCGCTAATCACGGCTTTGGCGGCGTCAACATCCAGTCGCCCCGTTGCGAAATAGTCTAGGAAGAAGAGCGGTTCTGCACCGTTTGCCAAGACGTCATTGGCGCACATCGCCACGAGGTCAATGCCGACTGTGTCCAAGACGCCCGTATCTATGGCAATGCGTAACTTCGTACCAACGCCATCTGTGCCCGAAATTAGGACAGGGTCTTTGAATCCAGCGGCCTTTAAATCAAAGGCTCCGCCGAAGCCCCCAATAGAGCCATCCGCCCCTGCGCGCCGTGTGGATTTTACTAATGGCTTAATTGCATCGACAAGGCGGTCGCCTTCATCAATATTCACACCCGCATCGGCATAGCTGAGACCGGAAGATTTATCTGACATGATGAAGCCTTTTGCAATTTAAGCGCATAAAACGGATTCGCACCCGCGATACAAGGCGTTTAACCTATTCGAATGGGAAAAGACACCCAAAGACAGCCAAAGACAATGCAGAAGATGGCTTTTAAATTCTCGCAAAGCGCTGTATCGCTTTTGCATGATAAAATTTGTGACACGATTGGCGTTGGCGCCGTTTTTCTTGGTTTTGTTTTGGGGCTTGAGTGCTCAGGCAGCCGACCCCTTTACGGTTGTTGGCGTTTCCGTTGATGCGACGGGGCGTAGCGCGATTGAAGCGCAAACAAAAGCTATTCAAGACGGTCAAATGCGCGCGGCACAAGCGGTTCTTGAACGCCTGACACTTTCTAGTGAGCGCGAAGCCAAGTCTTTGCCAGCCTTAAACCAAGATACTGTCGCGCGTATGATACGGGCGCTAGAAATTGCTAATGAGAAACGCTCGGCCAATCGTTATTTGGGCGACATCACAGTCGCCTTTAACCCACGCGAAGTACAGGCATATCTGCAAGGCTTGGGCCTGAATATGGTGACCTCGCAATCCAGAAAGCGCGTTGTCTTGCCTTATTACCGCGGAGAGTTAGACCCACAAAGTGGTTGGTTCCGGGATTGGACGTCATCAAAATATGCTCATGCGCTGACGCCTATAGAAATTATTCCACAGGATAAATTTAACCTAGTCCCACGTAATGCGCAGACCCTTATGTCTATGACGCCGGGGGAGCTCGCCGATTTGGGCCGTACGCTGGGGGTGGAACAAATCCTCGTAACGGATGGTATTGATGGCTTTGCAGGCTTTGATGCTGCAACCGTTGATATTGCTTTGGACACGGGCGATCGCCGCGATATCCGCGTTGACAAATTTGCCTTGGGCGGGCTGACATATGCAGACGCAATTGTGCAGAACATGGAAGAAGAATGGAAACGCAATACGGTGACTTTGGCCTCTGACGCGGTCACTATCGCGGTATCCGTGCTTTATCGTTCACAAGCCGAATGGCAGACTTTGAAAGCCGCGATAGATAGCGCAGCACAAATCCAAGATGCGCGTCTTGATGCGATGTCCAAAGACGGCGCTTTGATGAGTGTAACTTATGCCGGGAATATGGATCGCCTTAAGCGGGAACTGGCTTTCAAAGGTGTTGATATTCGCCAAGATCCCAAGCTCGGTAT from Litorimonas taeanensis includes these protein-coding regions:
- a CDS encoding serine hydrolase domain-containing protein, yielding MKKKVTFILRLTAAIVTISAILIFSPWQEALYSLSPLPATVQEQVDDAVDQGIDGIIVYIQKAENAPELYASGWHDREALRPASPNALFKIASIGKLYKASATAKLVASGELALDETLAHYLPDLAARIAYADEITLRMLVQHRSGIPNFTDHKDFDWATQSLDALDMVLDSPADFKPDSDYRYSNTNYLLLGKIMDSVLGYDHTQYIQAQILDPLNLTQTFFSVNDVDLDRLMSGYHIGHETDFKTLEQGYVATAQDVGIFLRALNDGTLFTDTEQALYSSLYEYEHTGWVLGHSSRAHYFKDIDTVVIQFVNTTGDDTIILTKIIYDRIIKILKKRS
- the ndk gene encoding nucleoside-diphosphate kinase: MAIQRTFSIIKPDATKRNITGKVNAKIEEAGLRIIAQKRIQLTKEQAGGFYAVHKERPFYNDLVSFMMSGPVVVQVLEGENAIAKYREVMGATNPSEAAAGTIRAEFAESIDANTVHGSDAPETAAEEIPFFFSEDEIVG
- the rplS gene encoding 50S ribosomal protein L19; the protein is MNVIEKLNKAETERLLADGKVIPDFSAGDTLVVQVRITEGTRTRLQAFEGVCIARSGAGIDESFTVRKISYGEGVERVFPLYSPLVEEIEVKRRGRVRRAKLYFLRERRGKSARIKERTTGRGMSKGRAVK
- a CDS encoding transporter family protein, producing MKKLSLLLGAACLLSTPFAVSAHEMDSTAPHAMDHAPIGVMADHRHKKGEFMVSYRYMTMDMDGNRDGTNSLSSETIATTIANPFFGQPMQPPTLRVVPENMKMDMHMVGAMYGLSDRITLMGMTSYLKNDMDHTTFQGGMGTNVLGEFTTKSKGFGDSTIGAIIGLDDGSKTSRQINLNLGLSLPTGSIEETDDILTPMGMTPTVRLPYPMQLGTGTYDLKSNVTYFDRSGKVGWGGQTSLRLPLGKNDEGYRKGNQLQGTAWVSYEPAYWLSFSGRIKATAQRAISGQDSAIVAPVQTADPFNHGGEQVEALFGVNLAGQTGALRGHRLALEVGLPVYRNLNGPQLETDSTVTLGWQKAF
- the trmD gene encoding tRNA (guanosine(37)-N1)-methyltransferase TrmD translates to MTPKFENSGPKPWQATALTLFPDAFPGVLGASIIGSAEKSSIWQLETVDIRKFSTNRHRTVDDTPAGGGPGMVLKPDVADAAINSVARNGRPLIYLTPRGKPLTQERVRELSSGPGLIVFCGRFEGLDQRVIEAHQMEEISIGDFVLAGGEVAAQAMIEACVRLLPGVLGKLESTEDESFETGLLEYPLYTKPREWNDRAIPEVLLSGDHGKIAEWRHQKQIEITKARRPDLWEAYQKGDDHERD
- a CDS encoding ABC-F family ATP-binding cassette domain-containing protein, producing MLHINDLTYRIEGRPLFQQATLAINEGSKVGLVGRNGTGKSTLFRLIKGEISLDDGSISLRKNMKLGVVDQEVPSGPQSLIETVLSADKERKALLSEAETATDPNRIAAIHTRLSDIEAYSAEARAGAILSGLGFDGADQLRPCSDFSGGWRMRVALAAMLFAKPDMLLLDEPTNYLDVEGAVWLESHVRSYPGTAFIISHDRDFLNRAVTHIAHLRGGKLFSYTGGYDQFEAQLAEQNRLNMSLMAKQEDERRALENFVTRYKAQASKAKQAQSRMKRLEKMKPVATIISDPIAPIHLPGPERSLSPPIIRFDDVSLGYGDTTILRQLNQRIDPDDRIGLLGKNGQGKSTFAKAIMGQLDAQQGFIKRHKKLEIGYFAQHQVDALNPNKSAYDHVVELMPEATEAQRRARLASFGLGFEKSETKAGDLSGGEKARLLFSLIGFHNPHLLVLDEPTNNLDIDSRAELMRSLNNYSGAVLLISHDRSLLEMVVDRLWLVDKGRVTTYEGSLEDYRALQLEKEKKTSKSSDGDGDIKKLDRKRRAEARAEIAPLKKKAQALENQIDKIQRKIVATDKALSIEDLFTTDPEMAIRLAQDRASLSKDVELLEGKWLTALEAYEIAKTEIGLEDS
- a CDS encoding DUF2959 family protein; amino-acid sequence: MMTHTFKTISRTLMGCVALCILPTMTTGCATAAYNIQERFGIEKRDILVDRVASAAESQADAKEEFVDALTAFRAIVAVDGGALEDAYDDMSKAYDRADSQADKARSRVEAVKKVARDLFKEWESELGQYSDAGLRRASEQQLRDTQDRYEILADKMDAATASMDPVLSVFKDRVLYLKHNLNARAISAIDTETATLESDVARLIADMEQSISAADAFIQEMNG